A stretch of the Halomonas sp. CH40 genome encodes the following:
- a CDS encoding CcdB family protein, which translates to MDIQSSLLSDLVTRIVIPLGKGSAFGGETMQGLTPEISFADQKLLLLTPQISAVPKKHLKSPIGSLSHFRNQIIGALDLAITGI; encoded by the coding sequence GTGGATATTCAGAGCAGCCTCCTGAGCGATTTGGTAACTCGCATTGTTATCCCCTTGGGTAAAGGTTCAGCCTTCGGTGGCGAAACCATGCAAGGGCTGACTCCAGAAATCAGCTTTGCCGATCAGAAGCTGTTGCTGTTAACGCCGCAAATTTCCGCCGTGCCCAAAAAACACCTCAAGAGCCCCATTGGATCCCTGTCACACTTCAGAAACCAGATTATTGGGGCTCTGGATCTGGCTATCACCGGCATTTAA
- a CDS encoding type II toxin-antitoxin system CcdA family antitoxin, whose amino-acid sequence MAELYDSAAPKKAANLSINSDLLRKTRELNINLSATLEQALKEELSKREAAQWVEENRAAIKSYNDFVEQNRCFGDEFREF is encoded by the coding sequence ATGGCCGAACTCTATGATTCAGCCGCCCCCAAAAAAGCAGCGAACCTCTCAATCAACAGCGATCTGCTGCGTAAAACCCGAGAACTGAACATTAATTTGTCTGCCACCCTGGAGCAAGCGCTGAAAGAAGAGCTTTCGAAACGCGAAGCCGCACAATGGGTTGAAGAAAATCGCGCTGCGATAAAAAGTTACAACGATTTTGTCGAACAAAATCGATGCTTCGGCGACGAATTCAGGGAGTTCTGA